One genomic window of Punica granatum isolate Tunisia-2019 chromosome 1, ASM765513v2, whole genome shotgun sequence includes the following:
- the LOC116193795 gene encoding uncharacterized protein LOC116193795, with protein sequence MDRRNSVESEGSGSVHLPISELRRMSEAAGSSGTGPTIFEPQYSGIEKRDSSNTNNSVSPSPRLPSSSCQPIRAPEKKLTLFALRLAVFEKAATGLGTLGFIWATVVLLGGFAITLDKTDFWFITIILLIEGTRIFSRSHELEWQHQATWSITNAGISSFRAIRSSSCHILEAVRAAFRPISWKSREIAENHREGAPSGPRRKPTRTWTSSDVPLLPYGQWFFLSRNVSKLLYWLQLLSATACVVLSLMKLIRHNYGEIAKGDTDKRNRKSALIIFYALALAEALLFLMEKAYWEWKVSHCKLLERVNNECELGSSGLVSIRRFFYDSYSRCVNGSIFEGLDMDMISFSTELLGSNSPDEQLIGIRILWQFVVNERFSEDTLQKIGTNITVIERLVEMLNWKDPQQEEIRRNTAEILAKLAGKKQNSLRVAGIPGAMESISSLLQTNRSSGGASDEIREKTIIFDRENYGFWTFNHLGLLILKKLARDHDNCGKIGNTRGLLPKIIDFTHIGERLLKDRNVTETQILTVKRSLQLLKMLVSTTGTTGKQLRKEISEIVFTISNIRDILRHGERHPTLQKLGIEILTSLALEEDASERIGGTGGVLKELFNIFFKGETPENQNHVRIAAGEALAMLALESKVNCHRILKLKVLPELVGALEIRVLRINAARILRNLCTYSGDDSFDQLRGVKAAAPTVLKAIMSEEKKLQEVMLGLASQVFRFMTVRESRRVFEQAGIEETELAEALVEILRKYRDPHIKVPRMRRFAIELAIWMMRHEAANVKIFESLGLEMELEGILETTSELESFNIFSGTVGLSRHGTTIHSLVETAQKLLQTQTDEQGY encoded by the exons ATGGATCGTCGGAATTCCGTGGAGAGTGAGGGGAGCGGGAGCGTTCACCTGCCGATCTCCGAACTCCGGCGAATGAGCGAGGCTGCAGGCAGCTCCGGAACGGGCCCCACGATCTTCGAGCCTCAGTACAGTGGGATCGAGAAGAGGGACAGCAGCAACACCAACAATTCGGTCTCACCCTCCCCAAGGCTGCCTTCCTCGTCCTGCCAACCTATCCGAGCCCCAGAGAAGAAGCTGACCCTGTTCGCCCTGAGGCTCGCTGTGTTCGAGAAGGCTGCCACTGGGCTTGGAACCCTCGGGTTCATCTGGGCCACCGTGGTCCTCCTTGGCGGCTTCGCGATAACCTTGGACAAGACCGACTTCTGGTTCATCACCATAATACTCCTGATCGAGGGGACAAGGATCTTCAGCCGGAGCCACGAGCTCGAGTGGCAGCACCAGGCCACTTGGTCAATCACCAATGCTGGAATCAGCAGCTTCCGGGCCATAAGATCGAGCTCCTGCCATATCCTGGAAGCCGTGAGGGCTGCCTTTCGGCCCATTTCCTGGAAGAGCCGGGAAATAGCAGAGAATCATCGGGAGGGTGCACCATCTGGCCCGAGGAGGAAGCCCACACGGACTTGGACGAGCTCTGATGTGCCGCTCCTTCCGTATGGACAGTGGTTCTTCCTGTCTCGGAATGTCAGCAAGCTTCTGTACTGGCTCCAGCTCCTGTCCGCAACAGCCTGCGTAGTTCTGTCCCTGATGAAGCTCATAAGGCACAATTATGGTGAGATTGCAAAAGGAGACACCGACAAGAGGAACCGGAAATCCGCTCTCATCATCTTCTACGCCCTTGCTTTGGCGGAAGCTCTACTCTTCCTCATGGAAAAGGCCTACTGGGAGTGGAAGGTCAGCCACTGTAAGCTGCTTGAGAGGGTGAACAATGAGTGCGAGCTTGGAAGCTCGGGTTTGGTCTCCATTCGGAGGTTCTTCTATGATTCCTACTCGAGGTGTGTCAATGGGAGCATCTTTGAAGGCCTGGATATGGACATGATCAGTTTCTCCACAGAGCTGTTGGGTTCGAATTCTCCTGACGAGCAGCTCATTGGAATTAGGATTCTCTGGCAGTTCGTGGTGAATGAGAGGTTCTCTGAGGACACCCTTCAGAAGATCGGCACAAACATCACTGTGATCGAGAGATTGGTTGAGATGTTGAATTGGAAGGATCCGCAACAGGAAGAGATCCGGAGGAACACTGCAGAGATTTTGGCGAAATTGGCAGGCAAGAAGCAGAATTCTCTCCGGGTCGCCGGAATTCCCGGAGCTATGGAGTCAATATCTTCATTGCTTCAGACGAACAGGAGCTCTGGCGGGGCGTCTGATGAGATCAGGGAGAAGACGATCATTTTCGACCGCGAGAATTATGGATTCTGGACATTCAACCACTTAGGTCTTCTTATCCTAAAGAAGCTCGCACGTGACCATGATAACTGCGGGAAGATTGGGAACACGAGAGGGCTCTTGCCAAAAATAATCGACTTCACCCACATAGGGGAGAGGCTGCTGAAGGATCGGAATGTCACTGAAACACAGATTCTGACCGTTAAGAGGTCCCTGCAACTCCTGAAGATGCTCGTGAGCACGACAGGAACCACAGGGAAACAGCTGAGGAAGGAGATATCAGAGATTGTCTTCACAATTAGTAATATCCGGGATATCCTGAGGCACGGGGAGAGGCACCCAACGCTGCAGAAACTTGGAATCGAGATCTTAACGAGCTTAGCATTAGAAGAGGATGCAAGTGAGAGGATCGGGGGAACTGGTGGGGTTCTGAAGGAACTGTTTAACATTTTCTTCAAGGGAGAGACCCCTGAGAATCAGAATCATGTGAGGATCGCAGCCGGTGAAGCTCTAGCTATGCTGGCACTCGAGAGTAAAGTGAACTGTCACCGTATTTTGAAGCTGAAGGTGCTCCCTGAGCTCGTGGGAGCATTGGAGATTCGCGTACTTCGGATTAATGCAGCAAGGATTTTGAGGAATCTGTGCACTTACAGTGGAGACGACTCGTTCGACCAATTAAGGGGTGTCAAGGCTGCTGCTCCGACA GTTCTCAAGGCAATTATGTCAGAAGAAAAGAAGTTGCAGGAAGTAATGCTTGGGTTAGCATCTCAAGTTTTCCGGTTCATGACGGTGCGAGAATCGAGACGTGTGTTTGAGCAAGCCGGCATTGAAGAGACAGAGCTTGCCGAGGCATTGGTAGAGATCCTGAGGAAGTACCGGGACCCGCACATTAAGGTTCCGAGGATGAGGAGGTTTGCAATAGAACTCGCAATTTGGATGATGAGGCACGAGGCAGCGAACGTGAAGATTTTTGAGAGCTTGGGATTGGAGATGGAGCTCGAAGGCATTCTGGAGACAACATCGGAGCTGGAGAGCTTCAACATCTTCTCAGGAACGGTTGGGCTGAGTCGCCACGGCACTACGATCCATTCGCTGGTTGAAACTGCTCAAAAGCTTCTGCAGACACAAACAGATGAACAAGGATACTAA
- the LOC116187599 gene encoding guanylate kinase 3, chloroplastic — protein MIFRRLCSSLTRSNLHYPSFSKKPTSQVPLFTLGPILHIQNCHNPCKSQKLCVAPRFLSSSVQMEDARRPLAVPIPALEKADKSELLRALETSLGSPFSVDPIHPNPSPMIIVISGPSGVGKDAVIKRLREIRAGLHFVVTATSRSMRPGEVNGRDYFFVSKEEFLSMIEKDELLEYALVYGDYKGIPKQQIREFMAKGNDIVLRVDIQGAKTLRRILGNSAVFIFLVAENELALVQRLIDRKTETKEALLVRIATAREEVKHVKSFDYVVVNEEGKLENAVKMVESIIDAEKAKVQQRRAVI, from the coding sequence ATGATTTTTCGGAGGCTTTGCTCTTCTCTCACCCGGTCCAACCTCCATTACCCATCCTTCAGCAAAAAACCCACTAGCCAAGTACCTTTATTCACCTTGGGTCCAATTCTCCATATTCAGAATTGTCACAATCCCTGTAAGTCTCAGAAGCTCTGTGTGGCTCCACGGTTCCTTTCGTCGAGTGTCCAAATGGAAGACGCTCGTAGGCCGCTTGCTGTCCCAATACCAGCCCTTGAGAAGGCCGATAAGAGTGAGCTTCTGAGAGCCCTTGAGACGTCTTTGGGCTCTCCGTTCAGCGTGGATCCAATACACCCCAACCCGAGCCCTATGATCATTGTTATTAGTGGGCCCAGCGGGGTTGGCAAAGATGCAGTGATAAAAAGATTAAGGGAAATAAGAGCAGGCCTCCACTTTGTTGTGACCGCAACTAGTCGGTCCATGAGACCTGGTGAAGTTAACGGAAGAGATTATTTCTTTGTCTCAAAGGAGGAGTTCCTCTCGATGATTGAGAAAGATGAGTTGTTAGAGTATGCTTTAGTGTACGGAGACTATAAGGGAATCCCGAAGCAGCAGATTCGTGAGTTTATGGCGAAGGGAAATGATATTGTATTGAGGGTAGACATACAAGGGGCCAAAACGTTGAGGAGGATTCTTGGGAACTCCGCAGTTTTTATATTTCTGGTTGCAGAGAATGAGCTGGCGCTTGTTCAGAGGCTGATTGATAGGAAGACGGAAACTAAGGAGGCACTCCTTGTGAGAATAGCCACAGCCAGAGAGGAGGTGAAGCATGTGAAGAGCTTCGACTACGTCGTAGTGAACGAAGAGGGGAAGCTTGAGAATGCTGTGAAGATGGTAGAGTCGATTATAGATGCTGAGAAGGCTAAGGTCCAGCAGAGGAGGGCTGTGATCTAA
- the LOC116212351 gene encoding mitogen-activated protein kinase 15 isoform X2, whose protein sequence is MQPDQRKKSSVDVDFFTEYGEGSRYRIEEVIGKGSYGVVCSAYDTHLGEKVAIKKINDIFEHVSDATRILREIKLLRLLRHPDIVEIKHILLPPSRREFKDIYVVFELMESDLHQVIKANDDLTPEHYQFFLYQLLRGLKYIHTANVFHRDLKPKNILANADCKLKICDFGLARVAFNDTPTAIFWTDYVATRWYRAPELCGSFFSKYTPAIDIWSIGCIFAELLTGKPLFPGKNVVHQLDLITDLLGTPSAEAIARVRNEKARRYLSSMRRKRPISFLQKFPNADPLALRLLEKMLAFEPKDRPTAEEALADPYFKGLAKVEREPSAQPVTKMEFEFERRRITKEDVRELIYREILEYHPKMLKEFLEGSEPTNFMYPSAVDHFKKQFAYLEEHYGKAGAAPPPERQHASLPRPCVLYSDPVQNSVEVVEDMSKCSIKETDKSHVERSCGIPMTRLPLQVSQSTQAARPGKVVGSVLRYNNCGAAAAVAAEAVEQRRMVRNPAGPAQYSSSTSYPRRNSVSVCKNERGEEEALEGVPNGMQPKAQYMQRKVAAAQGGSGSHWY, encoded by the exons ATGCAGCCTGATCAGAGGAAAAAG TCATCAGTAGATGTTGATTTCTTCACGGAATACGGTGAGGGGAGCCGTTACAGAATTGAGGAAGTCATTGGCAAAGGGAGCTACGGAGTTGTCTGCTCTGCATATGATACGCACTTGGGGGAGAAAGTTGCGATAAAGAAAATCAACGACATCTTTGAGCATGTCTCTGATGCGACCCGAATCCTCCGAGAGATCAAGCTCCTTAGGCTCCTGCGCCACCCAGATATTGTAGAAATTAAGCACATCTTGTTGCCTCCTTCAAGGAGGGAATTCAAGGATATTTATGTCGTGTTTGAGCTTATGGAATCTGATCTTCACCAAGTCATCAAAGCTAATGACGATCTCACACCTGAGCATTACCAGTTCTTCTTGTACCAGCTCCTGCGAGGCCTGAAGTACATTCATACAG CAAATGTGTTTCATCGGGATCTGAAACCAAAGAACATCTTAGCAAATGCTGATTGCAAGCTCAAGATCTGTGACTTTGGTCTTGCAAGAGTAGCTTTCAACGACACTCCAACTGCCATCTTTTGGACT GATTATGTTGCGACAAGGTGGTACAGGGCTCCTGAATTATGTGGTTCCTTTTTCTCAAAG TATACACCAGCAATTGATATTTGGAGCATTGGGTGCATCTTTGCGGAGCTTTTAACTGGGAAGCCTCTCTTCCCTGGGAAAAATGTGGTTCATCAATTGGACTTGATAACTGATCTTCTGGGAACACCCTCTGCCGAAGCCATTGCTAGA GTACGTAATGAGAAAGCCCGTCGATATTTAAGCAGCATGAGGAGGAAAAGGCCGATATCTTTCTTGCAAAAGTTCCCGAATGCAGATCCACTTGCGCTCCGCTTGTTGGAAAAGATGTTAGCTTTTGAACCGAAGGATCGTCCCACTGCGGAAGAG GCTCTCGCAGATCCATATTTCAAGGGTTTGGCCAAGGTCGAGAGAGAACCTTCTGCTCAACCTGTTACAAAGATGGAATTCGAGTTTGAGAGACGGAGGATAACAAAGGAGGATGTGAGAGAGCTCATATACCGAGAAATCCTTGAATATCACCCCAAGATGTTGAAAGAGTTCCTAGAGGGATCTGAGCCAACAAACTTTATGTATCCAag TGCTGTAGATCATTTCAAGAAACAATTTGCTTACCTAGAGGAGCACTATGGGAAGGCAGGTGCTGCCCCTCCTCCCGAGAGACAACACGCTTCGCTACCTCG GCCGTGTGTTTTATACTCGGATCCCGTGCAAAATTCAGTGGAAGTGGTGGAAGATATGTCCAAGTGTAGCATCAAAGAAACAGATAAGTCGCATGTTGAGAGGAGTTGTGGGATCCCTATGACAAGGCTTCCACTTCAAGTCTCTCAGAGCACCCAAG CTGCTAGGCCTGGGAAAGTTGTTGGTTCTGTGCTTCGCTACAACAACTGCGGAGCAGCTGCAGCAGTTGCTGCTGAAGCTGTTGAACAGCGGAGAATGGTGAGGAACCCAGCAGGTCCAGCGCAATATTCTTCTTCCACGTCGTATCCTCGAAGGAACTCTGTCTCGGTTTGCAAGAACgagagaggagaagaggaagcgcTCGAGGGTGTTCCCAATGGGATGCAGCCCAAGGCCCAGTACATGCAGAGGAAAGTCGCTGCTGCTCAGGGAGGATCAGGAAGCCACTGGTACTGA
- the LOC116212351 gene encoding mitogen-activated protein kinase 15 isoform X1, which translates to MQPDQRKKSSVDVDFFTEYGEGSRYRIEEVIGKGSYGVVCSAYDTHLGEKVAIKKINDIFEHVSDATRILREIKLLRLLRHPDIVEIKHILLPPSRREFKDIYVVFELMESDLHQVIKANDDLTPEHYQFFLYQLLRGLKYIHTANVFHRDLKPKNILANADCKLKICDFGLARVAFNDTPTAIFWTDYVATRWYRAPELCGSFFSKYTPAIDIWSIGCIFAELLTGKPLFPGKNVVHQLDLITDLLGTPSAEAIARVRNEKARRYLSSMRRKRPISFLQKFPNADPLALRLLEKMLAFEPKDRPTAEEALADPYFKGLAKVEREPSAQPVTKMEFEFERRRITKEDVRELIYREILEYHPKMLKEFLEGSEPTNFMYPSAVDHFKKQFAYLEEHYGKAGAAPPPERQHASLPRPCVLYSDPVQNSVEVVEDMSKCSIKETDKSHVERSCGIPMTRLPLQVSQSTQGAAARPGKVVGSVLRYNNCGAAAAVAAEAVEQRRMVRNPAGPAQYSSSTSYPRRNSVSVCKNERGEEEALEGVPNGMQPKAQYMQRKVAAAQGGSGSHWY; encoded by the exons ATGCAGCCTGATCAGAGGAAAAAG TCATCAGTAGATGTTGATTTCTTCACGGAATACGGTGAGGGGAGCCGTTACAGAATTGAGGAAGTCATTGGCAAAGGGAGCTACGGAGTTGTCTGCTCTGCATATGATACGCACTTGGGGGAGAAAGTTGCGATAAAGAAAATCAACGACATCTTTGAGCATGTCTCTGATGCGACCCGAATCCTCCGAGAGATCAAGCTCCTTAGGCTCCTGCGCCACCCAGATATTGTAGAAATTAAGCACATCTTGTTGCCTCCTTCAAGGAGGGAATTCAAGGATATTTATGTCGTGTTTGAGCTTATGGAATCTGATCTTCACCAAGTCATCAAAGCTAATGACGATCTCACACCTGAGCATTACCAGTTCTTCTTGTACCAGCTCCTGCGAGGCCTGAAGTACATTCATACAG CAAATGTGTTTCATCGGGATCTGAAACCAAAGAACATCTTAGCAAATGCTGATTGCAAGCTCAAGATCTGTGACTTTGGTCTTGCAAGAGTAGCTTTCAACGACACTCCAACTGCCATCTTTTGGACT GATTATGTTGCGACAAGGTGGTACAGGGCTCCTGAATTATGTGGTTCCTTTTTCTCAAAG TATACACCAGCAATTGATATTTGGAGCATTGGGTGCATCTTTGCGGAGCTTTTAACTGGGAAGCCTCTCTTCCCTGGGAAAAATGTGGTTCATCAATTGGACTTGATAACTGATCTTCTGGGAACACCCTCTGCCGAAGCCATTGCTAGA GTACGTAATGAGAAAGCCCGTCGATATTTAAGCAGCATGAGGAGGAAAAGGCCGATATCTTTCTTGCAAAAGTTCCCGAATGCAGATCCACTTGCGCTCCGCTTGTTGGAAAAGATGTTAGCTTTTGAACCGAAGGATCGTCCCACTGCGGAAGAG GCTCTCGCAGATCCATATTTCAAGGGTTTGGCCAAGGTCGAGAGAGAACCTTCTGCTCAACCTGTTACAAAGATGGAATTCGAGTTTGAGAGACGGAGGATAACAAAGGAGGATGTGAGAGAGCTCATATACCGAGAAATCCTTGAATATCACCCCAAGATGTTGAAAGAGTTCCTAGAGGGATCTGAGCCAACAAACTTTATGTATCCAag TGCTGTAGATCATTTCAAGAAACAATTTGCTTACCTAGAGGAGCACTATGGGAAGGCAGGTGCTGCCCCTCCTCCCGAGAGACAACACGCTTCGCTACCTCG GCCGTGTGTTTTATACTCGGATCCCGTGCAAAATTCAGTGGAAGTGGTGGAAGATATGTCCAAGTGTAGCATCAAAGAAACAGATAAGTCGCATGTTGAGAGGAGTTGTGGGATCCCTATGACAAGGCTTCCACTTCAAGTCTCTCAGAGCACCCAAG GTGCAGCTGCTAGGCCTGGGAAAGTTGTTGGTTCTGTGCTTCGCTACAACAACTGCGGAGCAGCTGCAGCAGTTGCTGCTGAAGCTGTTGAACAGCGGAGAATGGTGAGGAACCCAGCAGGTCCAGCGCAATATTCTTCTTCCACGTCGTATCCTCGAAGGAACTCTGTCTCGGTTTGCAAGAACgagagaggagaagaggaagcgcTCGAGGGTGTTCCCAATGGGATGCAGCCCAAGGCCCAGTACATGCAGAGGAAAGTCGCTGCTGCTCAGGGAGGATCAGGAAGCCACTGGTACTGA
- the LOC116192849 gene encoding uncharacterized protein LOC116192849, with amino-acid sequence MFPLLRSSTPRHLPLKQSPSPLQSKLLLLPPRASARFHPRNPTKDRLLLRFSCFQIRCKSGGDNLSSVSDAESSSINDEGTQENRNHTSEPITSNETLKKLKRYGISGILSYGLLNTAYYLTTFLLVWFYFAPAPGKMGYLAAVERFLKVMAMVWAGSQVTKLARAGGALALAPFVDRGLSWFAEKYQFESREKAFFAIVASCFGLAVVLFLAVTLISA; translated from the exons ATGTTTCCTCTCCTACGATCCTCTACTCCCCGCCATCTTCCCCTCAAGCAATCTCCATCGCCATTGCAGTCGAAG TTGCTCTTGCTTCCTCCTAGGGCTTCCGCGCGATTCCATCCGCGTAATCCGACGAAGGATCGCCTTCTCTTGCGGTTCTCTTGCTTTCAGATCCGGTGCAAAAGCGGTGGCGACAAC CTATCAAGTGTGTCGGATGCCGAAAGTAGCTCTATCAATGATGAAGGTACTCAAGAGAACAGAAACCATACAAGTGAACCAATCACATCCAACGA GACCTTGAAGAAGCTGAAGAGATATGGGATATCAGGAATTTTGTCCTATGGATTACTTAACACTGCATACTATCTCACAACATTTCTTCTAGTGTG GTTTTACTTTGCACCAGCACCGGGAAAAATGGGTTATCTTGCTGCAGTTGAAAG ATTTCTTAAGGTGATGGCCATGGTATGGGCTGGAAGCCAGGTTACAAAGCTGGCAAGAGCTGGAGG GGCCCTCGCGCTAGCCCCCTTCGTTGACCGAGGATTGTCATGGTTTGCGGAGAAATATCAGTTCGAGTCCCGGGAGAAG GCATTCTTTGCAATCGTGGCTTCTTGTTTCGGGCTCGCCGTCGTGTTATTCCTTGCTGTGACGCTGATCTCTGCTTGA
- the LOC116192616 gene encoding dnaJ homolog subfamily C member 2-like produces the protein MAVHRCRLITYSEEIIDGQPIYVASNCLPVKAPRFEPAGHSFHATALKLLGYGEEEEADGDDQSVSSDKDQSFIHSADPSYSSKGKKKSGSGSKQQDHYALLGLSHLRYLASEDQIKKAYRETALKYHPDKQAALLLAEETEAAKQAKKDEIESHFKAIQEAYEALIDPVKRRIYDSTDEFDDEIPTDCAPQDFFKVFGPAFMRNGRWSVTQPVPSLGGEDAPLKEVDNFYDFWYSFKSWREFPHADEFDLEQAESRDHKRWMERQNAKLSEGARKEEYVRIRTLVDNAYKRDPRILRRKEEEKAERQRKKEAKILAKRQQEEEAARKAEEEKRRKEEEERRAAEAALQQKKVKEKEKKLLRKERARLRALSASLVSQRLLGISEDDVDSLCTSLDTEQLRNICDKMESRQGAERAEVLRDAQGSSHKSEDEKQGEKQNQQQNGSMRVSGSLPFGSTEKKEKPWGREEIELLRKGMQKYPKGTSRRWEVISEYMGTGRSVEEILKATKTVLLQKPDSAKAFDSFLEKRKPAQSIVSPLTTREEVEGTPVAAHAPETTAAKVGEAEESSNSRSGSAPNPEDSVTENGGSGSDQDVWSAVQERALIQALKTFPKETSQRWERVAAAVPGKTVNQCRKKLALLKENFRSKKNAV, from the coding sequence ATGGCAGTTCATAGATGTCGGCTTATCACCTACTCAGAGGAGATTATCGATGGCCAGCCGATTTATGTCGCTTCAAACTGCCTTCCCGTCAAGGCTCCGAGATTCGAGCCTGCCGGGCACTCCTTCCACGCCACTGCACTGAAGCTGCTCGGTTATGGTGAGGAAGAAGAGGCAGATGGTGATGACCAGTCGGTGTCCAGTGATAAGGACCAGAGCTTTATCCACTCTGCTGATCCGTCGTACAGCAGCAAGGGTAAGAAGAAGTCTGGTTCCGGAAGCAAGCAGCAGGATCACTATGCGCTGTTGGGGTTGAGCCATTTAAGGTACCTCGCCAGCGAGGATCAGATAAAGAAAGCATACAGGGAGACTGCCTTGAAGTATCATCCCGATAAACAAGCCGCCCTGCTTCTTGCTGAGGAAACCGAAGCTGCTAAGCAGGCAAAGAAGGATGAGATTGAGAGCCATTTCAAGGCCATCCAAGAGGCATATGAGGCACTGATCGATCCTGTTAAGAGGAGGATATATGACTCGACAGACGAGTTTGATGATGAGATTCCGACAGATTGTGCCCCGCAGGACTTCTTCAAAGTTTTCGGTCCTGCCTTTATGAGGAATGGGCGGTGGTCAGTTACTCAGCCCGTGCCTTCTCTGGGCGGTGAAGATGCTCCTCTCAAGGAGGTGGACAATTTCTATGACTTCTGGTACTCCTTCAAGAGTTGGAGGGAGTTTCCTCATGCAGATGAATTTGACCTCGAGCAAGCTGAGTCTCGTGATCATAAGAGGTGGATGGAGAGGCAGAATGCGAAGCTATCGGAGGGAGCTAGGAAGGAAGAGTATGTGAGGATACGAACTCTTGTTGACAATGCCTACAAGAGAGATCCACGAATTCTCAGgagaaaagaggaagagaaggcAGAGAGGCAGAGAAAAAAAGAGGCCAAGATTCTTGCCAAGAGGCAGCAGGAAGAAGAGGCTGCAAGGAAGGCTGAAGAGGAGAAACGACggaaagaagaggaagaaagacGGGCTGCTGAAGCCGCTCTGCAACAGAAGAAAGTCaaggagaaagagaagaagctTCTTCGCAAAGAGCGGGCCCGCCTTCGAGCTCTTTCGGCATCCCTTGTATCTCAGCGCTTGCTTGGAATCTCTGAGGATGATGTTGACAGTCTCTGCACCTCACTCGACACTGAGCAGCTGAGGAACATATGTGATAAGATGGAAAGCAGACAAGGTGCAGAACGCGCTGAAGTTCTGAGAGATGCGCAAGGATCGAGTCACAAGTCAGAGGATGAGAAACAAGGTGAGAAGCAGAACCAGCAGCAGAATGGGTCCATGCGGGTTAGTGGAAGCTTGCCCTTTGGCAGCAcggagaagaaggagaagccCTGGGGAAGAGAAGAGATTGAACTGTTGAGGAAAGGAATGCAGAAATATCCCAAAGGAACCTCTCGGAGATGGGAAGTTATATCAGAGTACATGGGGACAGGGAGGTCTGTTGAAGAGATCCTGAAGGCTACTAAAACTGTTCTCCTCCAGAAGCCCGATTCTGCCAAAGCTTTTGATTCATTCCTCGAGAAGAGAAAACCTGCCCAGTCAATTGTTTCGCCTCTTACAACAAGAGAGGAAGTCGAAGGAACACCAGTGGCAGCTCATGCACCTGAGACTACTGCTGCTAAGGTAGGTGAAGCAGAAGAATCTTCAAACAGCAGAAGTGGGAGTGCCCCAAACCCTGAGGATTCTGTCACTGAGAATGGTGGTTCGGGTTCAGACCAAGATGTATGGTCCGCTGTTCAAGAAAGAGCTCTCATTCAGGCACTGAAGACTTTTCCTAAGGAGACCAGTCAGCGTTGGGAGAGAGTGGCAGCTGCTGTTCCCGGGAAGACTGTGAACCAATGCAGGAAGAAGCTTGCGCTGCTGAAGGAGAATTTCAGAAGCAAGAAAAACGCAGTCTAA